A single genomic interval of Caballeronia sp. NK8 harbors:
- a CDS encoding acyl-CoA dehydrogenase family protein, which translates to MSTTPYHKALAALPALAEEIGVDAAQREIRRELPFAAFDAFRRSGLGALRIPVERGGLGGTLEDAIHVVTTLAAAESNVAHALRVHFDVVESLRLAPNTPFHDRQVSRIVEGALFGGASGEQGTARAGEIETVLRREGDHFRVTGKKYYTTGTAYADFVRTNLVDENGKGVTAIIPVRAEGVQVLDDWDGMGQRMTASGSTVFDNVRVDAHEVTEKGYGSLIGRHGGAYRQLHLVAVAAGIVRSIVADARGYVTAHGRPVMHSTAPSAREDVFIQQVVGELSALSHTIDVLVRENARTLGVSSDAILRGDPDADELVLQGALATARTQIVVGRLALQAGERLFDAGGASATSRKHNFDRHWRNLRTIFSHNPLHHKAKVVGDYMLNGVKTHLVEGRTF; encoded by the coding sequence ATGAGCACGACCCCGTATCACAAGGCACTGGCCGCCCTTCCCGCGCTGGCCGAAGAAATCGGCGTCGACGCCGCACAGCGCGAAATCCGCCGCGAATTGCCGTTCGCGGCCTTCGATGCGTTCCGCCGCTCCGGTCTCGGCGCGTTGCGCATTCCCGTCGAGCGCGGCGGTCTCGGCGGCACGCTCGAAGACGCGATTCATGTCGTCACCACGCTGGCCGCCGCCGAATCGAACGTGGCGCATGCGCTGCGCGTGCATTTCGACGTGGTCGAATCATTGCGGCTCGCGCCGAACACGCCCTTTCACGACCGGCAAGTGAGCCGCATCGTCGAAGGGGCGCTGTTCGGTGGCGCATCGGGCGAACAGGGCACGGCGCGCGCGGGCGAGATCGAAACCGTGCTGCGCCGCGAAGGCGACCACTTCCGCGTGACGGGCAAGAAGTACTACACCACGGGCACCGCGTATGCAGACTTCGTTCGCACCAACCTCGTCGATGAAAACGGCAAAGGCGTCACGGCGATCATTCCGGTGCGCGCCGAAGGCGTCCAGGTGCTCGACGACTGGGACGGCATGGGCCAGCGCATGACCGCGAGCGGCAGCACGGTGTTCGACAACGTCCGCGTCGACGCGCACGAAGTGACCGAGAAAGGCTACGGTTCGCTTATCGGACGTCATGGCGGTGCGTATCGGCAACTGCATCTCGTGGCGGTGGCGGCGGGCATCGTGCGCAGCATCGTTGCCGATGCGCGCGGCTACGTGACCGCGCATGGCCGCCCCGTGATGCACTCCACCGCGCCGAGCGCGCGCGAGGATGTGTTCATCCAGCAGGTCGTCGGCGAATTGTCGGCGCTGAGCCATACCATCGACGTGCTGGTGCGCGAGAACGCGCGCACGCTCGGCGTGTCATCGGATGCGATTCTGCGCGGCGATCCCGATGCGGACGAACTCGTGCTGCAAGGCGCGCTCGCAACCGCGCGCACGCAGATCGTCGTCGGCAGGCTCGCGTTGCAGGCGGGCGAGCGGCTGTTCGATGCGGGCGGCGCGTCGGCGACGTCGCGCAAGCATAACTTCGACCGCCACTGGCGCAATCTGCGCACGATCTTCAGCCACAACCCGCTGCATCACAAGGCGAAGGTCGTCGGCGACTACATGCTCAATGGCGTGAAGACGCATCTGGTCGAAGGGCGCACGTTCTGA
- a CDS encoding LLM class flavin-dependent oxidoreductase, with the protein MPKQIRVNAFALHSPVHHSPGMWRHPRDRSLEYNTLDYWVDLARTLERGLIDSLFMADSIGVNDVYGGSIDTALRHGAQVPKQDPVMALSAMAYATRNLGLCVTSNANHEPPYVFARRMSTLDHLTRGRIGWNIVTGFAQSSVKVLGKDGVASRDERYDIADEYMDVVYKLWENSWEDGASVRDTATGIFADPSKVHRVEHEGRYFRVHGIHMTEPSPQRTPVLFQAGSSARGQRFAGRHAEGIYLSGPSKKVLTPVVAGTRAEAVRAGRDARDIQFFTMATVITGRTSKEARDKYEDYRRYVTPEAALAMFSGWTGIDFSTYDPDEPIRYMQLDAGTSSALEGFTKLDPERVWTVRELALHNAIGGRGPVFIGAPDEVANALEDWVDETDIDGFNLSYAVTPEAYEDFADFIVPELQARGRYKTAYAPGTLREKLGGANGRLNDRHPGAAFRR; encoded by the coding sequence ATGCCGAAGCAGATTCGCGTCAACGCGTTCGCGCTGCACAGTCCGGTGCATCATTCGCCGGGCATGTGGCGGCATCCGCGCGACCGCTCGCTGGAATACAACACGCTCGACTACTGGGTCGATCTGGCGCGCACGCTGGAGCGCGGGCTGATCGATTCGCTCTTCATGGCCGACAGCATCGGCGTGAACGATGTGTACGGCGGCAGCATCGACACCGCATTGCGTCACGGCGCGCAGGTGCCCAAGCAGGACCCGGTGATGGCGCTCTCCGCGATGGCGTACGCCACGCGCAACCTCGGCCTGTGCGTGACGAGCAACGCCAATCACGAACCGCCCTACGTATTCGCGCGCCGCATGTCGACGCTCGATCATCTGACGCGCGGGCGCATCGGCTGGAACATCGTGACGGGCTTCGCGCAGAGCAGCGTGAAAGTGCTCGGCAAGGATGGCGTGGCCTCGCGTGACGAGCGCTACGACATCGCCGACGAGTACATGGACGTCGTCTACAAGCTGTGGGAAAACAGCTGGGAAGACGGCGCGAGCGTGCGCGATACCGCCACGGGCATCTTCGCCGATCCGTCGAAGGTGCATCGCGTCGAACATGAGGGCCGGTACTTCAGGGTGCACGGCATCCACATGACCGAGCCTTCGCCGCAGCGCACGCCGGTGCTGTTCCAGGCGGGATCGTCGGCGCGCGGGCAGCGCTTCGCGGGACGTCATGCCGAAGGCATCTATCTGAGCGGGCCGAGCAAGAAGGTGCTGACGCCGGTCGTCGCGGGCACGCGCGCCGAGGCGGTGAGAGCCGGCCGCGATGCACGCGATATCCAGTTCTTCACGATGGCGACCGTCATCACCGGCCGCACGTCGAAGGAAGCGCGCGACAAGTACGAGGACTATCGCCGCTATGTGACGCCCGAGGCCGCGCTCGCGATGTTCTCGGGCTGGACCGGCATCGACTTCTCGACCTACGACCCCGACGAGCCGATCCGTTACATGCAGCTCGACGCCGGCACCTCCTCCGCGCTCGAAGGCTTCACGAAGCTCGATCCGGAGCGCGTGTGGACGGTGCGCGAGCTGGCGCTGCACAACGCGATCGGCGGGCGCGGCCCGGTCTTCATCGGCGCGCCCGATGAAGTCGCGAACGCGCTCGAAGACTGGGTCGATGAAACGGATATCGACGGCTTCAACCTGAGTTACGCAGTCACGCCCGAAGCCTACGAAGATTTCGCGGATTTCATCGTGCCGGAGTTGCAGGCGCGCGGCCGCTACAAGACCGCCTATGCCCCGGGCACCTTGCGCGAAAAGCTCGGCGGCGCGAATGGCCGCCTGAACGACCGCCATCCCGGCGCGGCATTTCGCCGATAA
- a CDS encoding TauD/TfdA family dioxygenase, with protein MLDTAYETITVQPLTRHIGALIGGIDLTRPLAPEQVNDVRRALLAHQVIFFRDQPITLDQHLALGRHFGTLHVHPNSPGPDGYPEILQIHSDATTKRIAGDRWHSDVSCDEQPPMGSILHLHTLPAHGGDTLFSSSYAVYESLSPGLRTYLEGLSATHDGEPTYRQRNRLRGIDDSGKTFPRASHPVVRTHPETGRKGIFVNSNFTTHIDGVPAAESEGILRLLFERFASPEFQVRFRWEPHSIAFWDNRAVQHLAVWDYYPDVRSGFRVTINGDKPFL; from the coding sequence ATGCTTGATACCGCTTACGAAACCATCACCGTGCAGCCGTTGACGCGCCATATCGGCGCGCTGATCGGCGGCATCGATCTGACGCGGCCGCTCGCGCCCGAACAGGTGAACGATGTGCGTCGCGCGCTGCTCGCGCATCAGGTCATCTTCTTTCGCGATCAACCGATCACGCTCGATCAGCATCTCGCGCTCGGCCGGCACTTCGGCACGCTGCATGTGCATCCGAACAGTCCCGGCCCGGACGGCTACCCGGAAATCCTGCAAATCCATAGCGATGCGACCACGAAGCGCATCGCAGGCGACCGCTGGCATTCCGATGTCTCATGCGACGAACAACCGCCGATGGGCAGCATCCTGCATCTGCACACGCTGCCCGCGCACGGCGGCGACACGCTCTTTTCCAGCTCGTACGCGGTATACGAATCGCTGTCGCCGGGTTTGCGGACCTATCTCGAAGGACTGAGCGCCACGCACGACGGCGAGCCGACGTATCGGCAACGCAACCGGCTGCGCGGCATCGACGATAGCGGCAAGACGTTTCCCAGGGCATCGCATCCGGTTGTACGCACGCATCCGGAAACGGGCCGCAAGGGCATCTTCGTGAATTCGAACTTCACGACACATATCGACGGCGTGCCCGCAGCCGAAAGCGAAGGCATTTTGCGTCTGCTGTTCGAACGCTTCGCGTCGCCCGAATTCCAGGTGCGCTTTCGCTGGGAGCCGCATTCGATCGCCTTCTGGGACAACCGCGCCGTGCAGCATCTGGCCGTGTGGGACTACTACCCGGACGTGCGCTCGGGCTTTCGGGTGACCATCAACGGGGACAAGCCTTTTCTATGA